The proteins below are encoded in one region of Hordeum vulgare subsp. vulgare chromosome 3H, MorexV3_pseudomolecules_assembly, whole genome shotgun sequence:
- the LOC123444825 gene encoding uncharacterized protein LOC123444825: MDSRAGAAAWRSRAVCGTEYSWCRAAPGGTGTSVIALRLSRGGAAAEAAVRALQNAHPVLRAHLRGTPSSPTLAFPSSAPQLSLAPQPSVLDFHSLLEREINRNPWAAAAPEPDGAPVLFAALYELPPPAGGAALFILIHTAVCDRAASEALLSELLALLGGAGVGDPEVKRETAAVEAGLEKRIRKKDARKPLWVRGVDMVGYSIDGLRASTLPFEETGTARSTKMVRLRLDREDTTRLLDACEENGVRLCSAMAAATMLAARQSKNSGQQETYSVATLINCREFLEPPLNDHNVGFFYSAVINTHKINREGGLWALAKRCHDAYSNAKNNKKHLTDIRDLNFLMCRAIENPQLTTASALRTSLVSVFEEPATFDVSGLQSKAGVEDYVCCATVHGIGPSISVFDSIRDGGLDCACMYPSPLHSRRQIQEVLDKVKIILHEGSNPSDELMT; the protein is encoded by the exons ATGGACTCCAGGGCCGGCGCGGCGGCGTGGCGCTCCCGCGCTGTGTGCGGCACGGAGTACAGCTGGTGCCGCGCCGCTCCAGGCGGAACCGGTACCTCGGTCATCGCGCTCCGCCTCTCGCGTGGCGGCGCGGCGGCCGAAGCCGCGGTCCGCGCCCTCCAGAACGCTCACCCCGTTCTCAGGGCGCACCTCCGCGGCACCCCCTCCAGCCCCACGCTCGCCTTCCCGTCCTCCGCGCCGCAGCTTAGCCTCGCGCCCCAGCCATCCGTGCTCGACTTCCACTCCCTCCTCGAGCGCGAGATCAACCGCAACCCGTGGGCGGCCGCCGCGCCTGAGCCCGACGGTGCCCCGGTGCTCTTCGCCGCGCTTTACGAGCTCCCGCCCCCCGCGGGTGGCGCGGCGCTGTTCATCCTGATCCACACGGCCGTGTGTGACCGCGCGGCGTCCGAGGCGCTACTTAGCGAGCTCCTGGCGCTGCTTGGCGGCGCGGGTGTTGGCGACCCGGAGGTGAAGAGGGAGACAGCGGCGGTGGAGGCGGGGTTGGAGAAGAGGATACGCAAGAAGGACGCAAGAAAGCCGTTGTGGGTGCGTGGGGTGGACATGGTGGGCTACTCCATCGACGGGCTCCGCGCGTCCACGCTGCCGTTCGAGGAGACCGGCACGGCCAGGTCGACGAAGATGGTGCGCCTCCGGCTCGACCGTGAGGACACGACGCGGCTGCTCGAT GCGTGCGAGGAGAATGGAGTGAGGCTTTGCTCAGCCATGGCCGCGGCGACGATGCTAGCTGCACGGCAATCGAAGAACAGCGGCCAGCAAGAGACGTACTCTGTTGCAACCCTCATCAACTGCCGCGAGTTTCTTGAGCCACCTTTGAATGATCACAACGTTG GGTTCTTCTACTCTGCTGTCATCAACACCCACaagataaatagagagggagggcTATGGGCACTGGCCAAGAGGTGCCATGATGCCTACAGCAAcgccaagaacaacaagaagcacCTCACCGACATCCGCGACCTCAACTTCCTCATGTGTCGGGCCATCGAGAACCCGCAGCTGACTACGGCCTCCGCACTCCGGACATCGCTCGTCTCCGTGTTCGAGGAGCCGGCGACCTTCGACGTGTCTGGTCTGCAGAGCAAGGCTGGTGTGGAGGACTATGTCTGCTGCGCCACTGTGCACGGCATTGGCCCGTCGATCAGTGTATTCGACTCTATCAGGGATGGCGGGTTGGATTGCGCGTGCATGTACCCCTCTCCGCTGCATTCCAGGAGACAGATACAGGAGGTGCTTGACAAGGTGAAGATCATTTTACACGAAGGGAGCAACCCAAGTGATGAACTGATGACATGA